Part of the Oligoflexus sp. genome, AAGCTCCAGGCTTTCATTTTATTGCGAATGCAGTTCCCGATTTCTTTATTCTTGAATGTATTCTGCTCCAGCTGGCTCGCCTCGATCTTGCCGGCAAGTCCAATCAGAAAACGAATCTTCACTTTGCCACCCGTGGCTTTCTCATCGGCCGTGGCTTCCTTGAAACAGGCGACAGCGTCGTCGTTGTGAGACTGAATCACGCTCACGATTTCTTTTTGCGTCAGACCGTCACCTTTAGGGGCAGCAGCCAAAGTCATCGGGGTCAGCAAAGCCACTAGGGCGAGTCCACGAAGGCCAAACATTCCGTATTCCTTTCCGAATAAATGCATCGAAAGCAGTCCGGTGCATAGTATCCAGATTCCCGGTATAAGAAAAGGTAAGGTAATAAAGTTCTTACCAAAGTCCAATGAAATCAAGGCACTGCCTGCCCAAGGACGCGACAGGAGGCCAAGGGCTCGTGACTAACCCCAGAGAATGACGAGACCCCGCACCTGGTCATTTTTTTGCAGACTCCCTCGTCTACCATGACACGTCCAGGAGTTTGGCAATGATCTATCAATACGGGGATCTTGTGGTGCAGGCTTTTCGCGAAGAGCCCGCTGCCGTCACCATCAACGGCTGGACCATCAACTACATGGGCTTTTGCCGTTCTGAGCATCGCAATAAAACGCCGCTCGTCCTGCTGGGCGGTGCCTTTCAATCCTTCACCTCGTTTTTGAGCGACGTGAAGGCCTATCTGGCCGAAGTGCCTGTGCTCCTGGTCGCTTTGCCCGGTCAGGCCAGCAATCGGGAAACCCGCGATGCCTCGCACCTCAGCCTTCGTGATATGGCCGATCTTCTGGAAGGCTTCTTCCAGGAAATGCAGATCGAACAAGTGGCCCTGGCCGGTTATTCCTATGGTTCGCTCCTGGCCTATACCTACGCCTATCATTACGAAATGCGCCTGGAGCAGCTGGTGCTGGTCGGCTGCAGCCTCGATCTGCGGCACACCCAAAAACAAATCCTGCAGTATGCTGTGAACAATTTTAATCCCGAAACCATAGACGAGGATTCCGAGGCCGCATCCCAGGCTTTTTTCAACCTGAATGCCATGGACGCCACGGGCCTTTCCCTCGGCCTTGTGGAGACTCTGATTCATTCCATCAAAAGGCTGGCTCCGCAGGAACTCGCCAGCTATCGTTCCAACTCCGCGCGCCTTCTGCGGGAAAGACTGCCGCAGCGCAACTTTCAGGTCAGGACTCTGGTCCTGGCGGCCGCCTATGATCATTACACGACGCCCGATCAGAGCCTTGAAGTCCACGGCTGCTTTGAGAACGGTGACTTTGTTCTGATCGAGAAAGGCGACCACCTGCTGCCGCTCCGTCGCCCCCAGCTGATCAATCAAACCATCCTGCAGTTTTTATTCGATGCCCCGTACGCTGGTGAAGGCGTTTTGTATGGTGACGCCGCCATTGCCCGTGCCAGCGATCGCCGTCTGCAGAGGCGGTTCAAGGTCAAAGGCCTCGCTGTGGTGCTCACCCATGCCGATCAATTTCGCTTTGAAGGCACCCTTGAGGACATCAGTCTGGACGGCTGTGGCCTTTCCCTGCCGGCCCTGATGAGCGCCACCGCGGAATTCGATGGCACATGGCAGCTTGAAATCGGCGCATCGGAGTACAGAATCCCAGGCTTTTTGCGCGTCAATCGCGGCCGGGCGCACTTTGTTTTCTTCAAGAAGACACTGTCGGATCGGAAGCATATTAATGATTTTATTGAATCCTTCCAGGACCTTCCTTTGGTCGATCGGATGAACGCCTAGCGATTGGGCGAGACAAGGCCGGGGAATCCATGCACAATGAGCGGGAACTGTCATCAAAGAGGAGGTCCCGCTCTTGTTTGTGCGCATCACCACCATCCTGATCATCAGCCTGACCTGTCTGCTCGGCGGTTGCATTAAAAAGAAAACAAGCGAGACGTCTTCGAGCACGCCGGTGAAGATCTTCTATCATCTGCGTGAGGGCGAGGAAAAAAGCATCGACCCCATGAAGCAGTTCGATGAATCCTCGCATCAGATCGTCAGTAACCTTTACGACAGTCTTCTGCGTTACCATTATCTGAAACGACCCTACGAACTGGAACCCAATCTTCTGACCAAAATGCCGGAAAAACAGCCGGACGGTCGCAGCTATCTCTTCACCCTGAAAAAGGGCGTGCTCTTTCACGACAACGCCTGCTTCCCCGGTGGAAAAGGCCGCGAGATGAAAGCCGATGACGTGATCTATTCCCTCAAGCGCTTTGCCGATGCCAACACCAATCGACTGACCTATATCCTGATCCAGGGTTTGATCGAAGGCTTGGATGATTTTCGCGCGCAGTCCAGCAAAGACGGCAAAAATTTTTCCTTTGATAAGAATGAAATCAAAGGCGTGAAAAAGAAAGATGATTACAGCTTCACGATCACCTTCGTCCAGGACAGCCCGCTTAATTTCCATCCTCTGGCCTTCAATGGCCTCGCCATCGTCCCGCGCGAGGCCGTGGAAAAATACGGTGACGACTTCGATAAAAATCCTGTGGGCACAGGGCCTTTTGTGATGAAGACCTATTCGCGGCGCGGCACCACGATCCTGGCGCGCAATCCGCACTATCACGGCACCTATCCCACCGAAGGAATGCCCGAGGACAAGGCGGCTGGACTGTTGGAGGCCGCCGGAAAACAGCTGCCCTTTGTGGATGAAGTCCATCTGCCGTTGATCGAAGAACTGCAGCCGCAGATGCTGAAGTTTAAAAAAGGCCAGGTTGCCTACGTGGCGATCAACCGCGATGACTTCGAGCAGATGGTGGAAAAAAAGGGGAATAGCTTTGCCCTGAAAGGGGATTACGCCAAGGAATTTGATATCTATTCCGCCAACGGCCTTCAGAATGACTTCATTCGCTTCGGGCTGAGGGACCCCATCCTCGGTAAAAAAGCGGTTCGCCAGGCCCTGGCCTTGGCCCTGAACACCCAGGGTTACATAGATCTCATGTTCAACGGCCGCGGGCAGGCTCCTGAATCTTTGATCCCTCTTGATATCCCGGGAAGTGCGCTTGATACGGGCTCGACCTGGTATAAGGCGGATCTGGAGGCCGCGAAAAAGAAACTGGCTGAAGCGGGTTATCCGGAAGGGAAGGGGCTGCCGACTTTTGTCATGGAGTATCGCAGCACCAATAAGGATCAAAGGCAGCGTTTCGAGTATATTCGTAACGAATGGGCCAAGATCGGGGTCAAGGTCGAAGCCAATTACCAGACCTTCAGCAACTACCTGAAAAAAACCGATGAAGGCAATTATCAGCTGGCGGATTCCGGTTGGAACGCGGATTATCCCGATGCGGAAAACTTCTACTCGCTGCTTTACGGCAAGAACGTGGCCCCAGGACCCAACACCGGGCATTTTGCGAACGCCCGTTATGACGAACTTTATCTGCAGTCACGCCATATGAAAAATGGACCGGAGCGCTGGAAGCTGTTCGCGGAAATGGACGCCATCCTGAAAGAGGAGGTGCCCTTTCTTTTGCTGAAGAACACCACCGTCGTGGGTTTGAAGCAGAAGAACGTCAGGAACTTCAAACGCAATCTGATGGTGCCCTATCCTTACAAATACTTTGACCTTGCGCCTTAAAGCGGGATTTTTTCCCGCACGAAGCTCACAAGTTCCTGGGCCATCGCGAGGTGGTCAGGAACCCGAGGATGCTCCCAGGTCCTGGTTTTGAAGATATAGGTCAGCATCTTCGGATCATTCTGCCTGCG contains:
- a CDS encoding AgmX/PglI C-terminal domain-containing protein, with the protein product MFGLRGLALVALLTPMTLAAAPKGDGLTQKEIVSVIQSHNDDAVACFKEATADEKATGGKVKIRFLIGLAGKIEASQLEQNTFKNKEIGNCIRNKMKAWSFPKPRGGQKISIAYPFEFKVAPPAPPAPETPATAPGTPPAAPTAPGTPESPATAPAAPATPPTPEAPEAPSTQP
- a CDS encoding alpha/beta fold hydrolase, coding for MIYQYGDLVVQAFREEPAAVTINGWTINYMGFCRSEHRNKTPLVLLGGAFQSFTSFLSDVKAYLAEVPVLLVALPGQASNRETRDASHLSLRDMADLLEGFFQEMQIEQVALAGYSYGSLLAYTYAYHYEMRLEQLVLVGCSLDLRHTQKQILQYAVNNFNPETIDEDSEAASQAFFNLNAMDATGLSLGLVETLIHSIKRLAPQELASYRSNSARLLRERLPQRNFQVRTLVLAAAYDHYTTPDQSLEVHGCFENGDFVLIEKGDHLLPLRRPQLINQTILQFLFDAPYAGEGVLYGDAAIARASDRRLQRRFKVKGLAVVLTHADQFRFEGTLEDISLDGCGLSLPALMSATAEFDGTWQLEIGASEYRIPGFLRVNRGRAHFVFFKKTLSDRKHINDFIESFQDLPLVDRMNA
- a CDS encoding ABC transporter substrate-binding protein gives rise to the protein MRITTILIISLTCLLGGCIKKKTSETSSSTPVKIFYHLREGEEKSIDPMKQFDESSHQIVSNLYDSLLRYHYLKRPYELEPNLLTKMPEKQPDGRSYLFTLKKGVLFHDNACFPGGKGREMKADDVIYSLKRFADANTNRLTYILIQGLIEGLDDFRAQSSKDGKNFSFDKNEIKGVKKKDDYSFTITFVQDSPLNFHPLAFNGLAIVPREAVEKYGDDFDKNPVGTGPFVMKTYSRRGTTILARNPHYHGTYPTEGMPEDKAAGLLEAAGKQLPFVDEVHLPLIEELQPQMLKFKKGQVAYVAINRDDFEQMVEKKGNSFALKGDYAKEFDIYSANGLQNDFIRFGLRDPILGKKAVRQALALALNTQGYIDLMFNGRGQAPESLIPLDIPGSALDTGSTWYKADLEAAKKKLAEAGYPEGKGLPTFVMEYRSTNKDQRQRFEYIRNEWAKIGVKVEANYQTFSNYLKKTDEGNYQLADSGWNADYPDAENFYSLLYGKNVAPGPNTGHFANARYDELYLQSRHMKNGPERWKLFAEMDAILKEEVPFLLLKNTTVVGLKQKNVRNFKRNLMVPYPYKYFDLAP